A window of the Thalassophryne amazonica chromosome 11, fThaAma1.1, whole genome shotgun sequence genome harbors these coding sequences:
- the LOC117519846 gene encoding protocadherin beta-16-like, translated as MARQVLLFFSLLSLYSVRAQISYSIPEEMAKGSLVGNIAHDLGLDRKRLISGKARIYTKNSEEHIELSRERGVLLVKERIDREALCTEMTLCALHFQIILENPLEFYTVTVQITDINDNPPTFEKGEMKFQISESAVSGAKFVLERAVDRDVGKNGVQRYELKPTDHFALKLHNNADGTKKVEMVLQKPLDREKNDQLHLVLTAVDGGDPQMSGTMQIIITVLDVNDNAPVFTQHTYKATVTENSPTRTIVATVTASDADQGSNSKIIYSITDTVSVRKIFDINHKNGDISLIGPVDFEKSRHFEINVLASDDGGLTDSCKLFVDVQDVNDNKPEINIMSKSNIISENAKIDTVVAIINTEDRDSGDSGHVNCFISENMPFVFKTSTNNFYSLVTDSELDRERSSEYNITVTCSDEGVPSLSSSVTLTLQISDVNDNAPVFEKRSYEAYIVENNTPGLSIFTVKATDADWNQNARVSYILEDSSVNGVSVSSYVSVSADSGVIHAVRSLDYEQIKDFQFRVKAQDGGSPPLSSNVTVKIVIQDQNDNAPQVLYPVQTGGSVVAEMVPRSADVGYLVTKVVAVDVDSGQNSWLSYKLQKATDRALFEVGLQNGEIRTIRQVTDKDAVKQRLTVFVEDNGQPSRSATVIVNVAVVDSYPEVLSEFTDFTHDKEYNDNLTFYLVLALAVVSFLFITCLVVIISVKIYRWKQSHILYHSSLPVIPYYPPRYSDTLGTGTLPHVYNYEVCRTTDSRNSDCKFGTAGSQNVLIMDPSSTGTMQRIQSEKNILDETGFPLKVR; from the coding sequence ATGGCACGGCAAGTActgctgtttttctctctcctttctctctACTCGGTGCGCGCACAGATCAGCTACTCTATTCCAGAGGAAATGGCCAAAGGATCGTTAGTTGGCAACATTGCGCATGATTTAGGTTTAGATAGGAAACGTTTGATATCAGGTAAAGCTCGGATCTACACAAAGAACAGTGAGGAACACATCGAGCTGAGCAGAGAAAGAGGAGTCCTCCTCGTCAAAGAAAGGATCGACAGAGAGGCGCTGTGCACGGAGATGACGCTGTGTGCGTTacattttcagatcattttagAGAATCCGTTAGAGTTTTACACCGTTACCGTCCAGATTACTGATATTAATGATAATCCACCAACATTTGAAAAAGGAGAAATGAAATTCCAAATTAGTGAGTCCGCGGTCTCAGGAGCAAAATTTGTCCTAGAACGAGCTGTGGATCGTGACGTCGGAAAGAATGGTGTTCAAAGATATGAGTTAAAACCAAccgatcattttgctctaaaactgCACAATAACGCAGATGGTACTAAAAAGGTCGAGATGGTTTTACAGAAACCTctagacagagagaaaaacgATCAGCTGCATCTGGTGTTAACGGCTGTAGACGGAGGAGACCCGCAGATGTCAGGAACAATGCAGATTATTATTACGGTTTTAGACGTTAATGATAACGCTCCCGTGTTTACGCAGCACACATATAAAGCTACAGTTACTGAGAACTCACCAACAAGAACTATTGTCGCCACAGTTACAGCCTCAGACGCAGATCAGGGATCAAACAGTAAAATTATATATTCAATCACAGATACTGTAAGTGTGAGAAAAATATTTGACATAAATCACAAAAATGGTGATATTTCCTTAATTGGACCCGTTGACTTTGAAAAGTCCCGTCATTTTGAAATAAATGTACTTGCCAGTGATGACGGAGGTCTGACTGATTCTTGCAAACTGTTTGTTGATGTACAAGATGTAAATGACAACAAGCCAGAAATTAACATAATGTCAAAGTCAAATATTATTTCAGAGAATGCCAAAATTGATACCGTAGTTGCAATCATAAACACAGAGGACAGAGACTCGGGAGACAGCGGACATGTAAACTGCTTTATCAGTGAAAATATGCCTTTTGTCTTTAAAACATCAACCAACAATTTTTACAGTCTCGTTACAGACAGTGAGTTAGACAGAGAGAGATCCTCTGAGTATAATATCACAGTGACCTGCTCTGATGAGGGAGTGCCCTCCCTCTCCAGCAGCGTCACTCTGACCTTACAGATCTCAGATGTGAATGATAACGCGCCTGTCTTTGAGAAGAGATCATATGAGGCCTACATTGTAGAAAACAACACACCAGGCCTCTCTATATTCACAGTAAAAGCCACAGACGCTGACTGGAACCAGAACGCGCGTGTTTCTTACATACTGGAGGACTCCTCTGTTAACGGAGTGTCCGTCTCCTCATATGTGTCAGTTAGTGCTGATAGTGGAGTCATCCACGCAGTGCGCTCTTTGGACTACGAGCAGATTAAGGACTTCCAGTTCCGCGTCAaagcgcaggatggaggctccccTCCACTCAGTAGTAACGTGACTGTGAAAATAGTGATCCAGGACCAGAACGACAACGCCCCTCAGGTTCTGTACCCGGTCCAGACTGGAGGCTCTGTGGTGGCTGAGATGGTTCCTCGTTCAGCAGATGTGGGCTATCTGGTGACTAAAGTGGTGGCTGTTGATGTGGACTCTGGACAGAATTCCTGGCTCTCCTATAAACTGCAGAAAGCCACAGACAGGGCGCTGTTTGAAGTGGGTTTACAAAATGGAGAAATAAGAACTATCCGCCAAGTCACTGATAAAGATGCTGTCAAACAAAGACTGACTGTGTTCGTGGAGGACAACGGGCAGCCCTCTCGTTCAGCTACAGTCATTGTTAACGTGGCGGTGGTGGACAGCTACCCTGAAGTGCTGTCGGAGTTCACTGACTTTACGCACGACAAAGAGTACAATGACAACCTGACTTTTTACTTAGTGCTGGCTTTGGCTGTAGTTTCCTTTCTCTTCATCACGTGTTTAGTGGTTATTATATCAGTGAAAATCTACAGATGGAAACAGTCTCACATCCTGTATCACTCAAGTCTCCCTGTGATTCCATATTATCCACCACGTTACTCCGACACTTTGGGGACGGGGACTCTGCCTCACGTGTACAACTATGAGGTGTGCAGGACGACTGACTCCAGAAACAGTGACTGTAAGTTCGGCACAGCTGGTAGTCAGAACGTGCTGATAATGGACCCCAGTTCTACAGGAACCATGCAGCGGATACAGAGTGAAaagaacatcctggatgaaacagGCTTTCCTCTAAAGGTGAGGTGA
- the LOC117520463 gene encoding protocadherin beta-16-like, with protein MARQVLLVFSLLSLCSVRAQINYSIPEEMAKGSLVGNIAHDLGLDRKRLTSGKARIYTKNSEEHIELSRERGVLLVKERIDREALCTEMTLCALHFQIILENPMEFYTVIVQITDINDNPPTFKKHEMRFKISESAVSGAKFALERAVDRDVGKNGVQRYELKPTDHFSMKLHSDAHGNQKIEMVLQKPLDREKNDQLHLVLTAVDGGDPQMSGTMQIIITVLDANDNAPVFTQHTYKAIVTENSPTGTIVATVTASDEDQGSNGEITYSITDTQENVITIFDINVNNGDVSLIGPVDFEKSRYFQINVLASDDGGLTDYCKLIVDVQDINDNKPEINIMSKSNIISEDAKINTVVTMINIEDQDSGENGHVNCFINENTPFDLKTSANNFYSLVTDSELDRERSSEYNITVTCSDEGVPSLSSSVTLTLQISDVNDNAPVFEKRSYEAYIVENNTPGLSIFTVKATDADWNQNAHVSYILEDSSVNGVSVSSFVSVSADSGVIHAVRSLDYEQIKDFQLCVKAQDGGSPPLSTNVTVKIVIQDQNDNAPQVLYPVQTGGSVVAEMVPRSADVGYLVTKVVAVDVDSGQNSWLSYKLQKATDRALFEVGLQNGEIRTIRQVTDKDAVKQRLTVFVKDNGQPSRSATVIVNVAVADSYPEGLLEFTDFTHDKEYNDNLTFYLVLALAVVSFLFITCLVVIISVKIYRWRQSRILYHSSLPVIPYYPPRYSDTLGTGTLPHMYNYEVCRMTDSSKSDCKFATAGSQNVLIMDPSSTGTMQRIQNEKNILDEPDSPLEVSYLRLFLTPNIVHMWQLHLENSIVVLLHSAPWTVA; from the coding sequence ATGGCACGGCAAGTACTGCTGGTTttctctctcctttctctctgCTCGGTGCGCGCACAGATCAACTACTCTATCCCAGAGGAAATGGCCAAAGGATCGTTAGTTGGGAACATCGCGCATGATTTAGGTTTAGATCGGAAACGTTTAACATCAGGTAAAGCTCGGATCTACACAAAGAACAGTGAGGAGCACATCGAGCTGAGCAGAGAAAGAGGAGTCCTCCTCGTCAAAGAAAGGATCGACAGAGAGGCGCTGTGCACGGAGATGACGCTGTGTGCGTTacattttcagatcattttagAGAATCCCATGGAGTTTTACACTGTTATCGTCCAGATTACTGACATTAATGATAATCCACCAACATTTAAAAAACATGAAATGCGTTTCAAAATTAGTGAGTCGGCGGTCTCAGGAGCAAAATTTGCCCTGGAGCGAGCTGTGGATCGTGACGTCGGAAAGAATGGTGTTCAAAGATATGAGTTAAAACCAACCGATCATTTTTCTATGAAACTGCACAGCGACGCGCACGGAAATCAAAAGATCGAGATGGTTTTACAGAAACctctggacagagagaaaaacgaTCAGCTGCATCTGGTGTTAACGGCTGTAGACGGAGGAGACCCGCAGATGTCAGGAACAATGCAGATTATTATTACGGTTTTAGACGCTAATGATAACGCTCCCGTTTTTACGCAGCACACATATAAAGCTATAGTTACTGAGAACTCACCAACAGGAACTATTGTCGCCACAGTTACAGCCTCAGACGAAGATCAGGGATCAAACGGAGAAATAACATATTCAATCACGGATACTCAAGAAAACGTCATAACAATATTTGACATAAATGTAAACAACGGAGACGTTTCTTTAATTGGACCCGTTGACTTTGAAAAATCACGttattttcaaataaatgtaCTTGCCAGTGATGACGGAGGTCTGACTGATTATTGTAAACTGATTGTTGATGTTCAAGACATAAATGACAACAAACCAGAAATTAACATAATGTCAAAGTCAAATATTATTTCAGAGGATGCCAAAATTAATACAGTGGTTACAATGATAAACATCGAGGACCAAGACTCGGGAGAAAACGGACATGTAAACTGCTTTATTAATGAAAATACACCTTTTGATTTAAAAACATCAGCAAATAATTTCTACAGTCTCGTTACAGACAGTGAGTTAGACAGAGAGAGATCCTCTGAGTATAATATCACAGTGACCTGCTCTGATGAGGGAGTGCCCTCCCTCTCCAGCAGCGTCACTCTGACCTTACAGATCTCAGATGTGAATGATAACGCGCCTGTCTTTGAGAAGAGATCATATGAGGCCTACATTGTAGAAAACAACACACCAGGCCTCTCTATATTCACAGTGAAAGCCACAGACGCTGACTGGAACCAGAATGCGCATGTTTCTTACATACTGGAGGACTCCTCTGTTAATGGAGTGTCCGTCTCCTCATTTGTGTCAGTTAGTGCTGATAGTGGAGTCATCCACGCAGTGCGCTCTTTGGACTACGAGCAGATCAAGGACTTCCAGTTATGCGTCAaagcgcaggatggaggctccccTCCACTCAGTACTAACGTGACTGTGAAAATAGTGATCCAGGACCAGAATGACAACGCTCCTCAGGTTCTGTACCCGGTCCAGACTGGAGGCTCTGTGGTGGCTGAGATGGTTCCTCGTTCAGCAGATGTGGGCTATCTGGTGACTAAAGTGGTGGCTGTTGATGTGGACTCTGGACAGAATTCCTGGCTCTCCTATAAACTGCAGAAAGCCACAGACAGGGCGCTGTTTGAAGTGGGTTTACAGAATGGAGAAATAAGAACTATCCGCCAAGTCACTGATAAAGATGCTGTCAAACAAAGACTGACTGTGTTCGTTAAGGACAATGGGCAGCCCTCTCGTTCAGCTACAGTCATTGTTAACGTGGCGGTGGCGGACAGCTACCCTGAAGGGCTGTTGGAGTTCACTGACTTTACGCACGACAAAGAGTACAATGACAACCTGACTTTTTACTTAGTGCTGGCTTTGGCTGTAGTTTCCTTTCTCTTCATCACATGTTTAGTGGTTATTATATCAGTGAAAATCTACAGATGGAGACAGTCTCGCATCCTGTATCACTCCAGTCTCCCCGTGATTCCATATTATCCACCACGTTACTCAGACACTTTGGGGACAGGGACTCTGCCACACATGTACAACTACGAGGTGTGCAGGATGACTGACTCCAGCAAGAGTGACTGTAAGTTCGCCACAGCTGGTAGTCAGAACGTGCTGATAATGGACCCCAGTTCTACCGGAACCATGCAGCGGATACAGAATGAAAAGAACATCCTGGATGAGCCAGACTCTCCTCTAGAGGTTAGTTATTTACGTTTATTTCTCACCCCTAACATTGTTCATATGTGGCAGTTACATTTGGAAAACAGCATTGTTGTCCTTCTGcattcagcaccttggacagtgGCATAG
- the LOC117519848 gene encoding protocadherin beta-8-like, with amino-acid sequence MDGRVLLFVSTLCFTAADTQVSYSIPEEMEKGTLIGNIARDLGLNVERLKSGKARIYTGNSEEFIELKRERGVLLIKERIDRESLCGQRMPCALHFQMILENPMEFYTVTVEITDINDNSPKFQRSEMKYEITEAALPGARFVLEKAVDDDVGVNGLNSYTLKSSDNFALKTINRGDGTKHVEIVLQKQLDREENEQMTLILTAVDGGASQLSGTMQILITVLDVNDNPPVCSKSEYKANVVENAAVGTVITTITATDRDKGSNGKVSYSIPKSGAAGLFEIDADRGLLTLSGNVDYEKNRFYELDVHVSDQGGLSDACKIIIEVTDVNDNPPIINIMSKSNSVYENVQPGTLVTMLNIQDTDSNKNGNVACVLNENIPFGIKSTTNTFFAVVTDSELDREMAAEYNITVTCSDEGVPSLSSSVTLTLQISDVNDNAPVFDKSSYEAYIVENNTPGLSIFIVKATDADWNQNARVSYILEDSSVNGVSVSSYVSVSADSGVIHAVRSLDYEQIKDFQFHVKAQDGGSPPLSSNVTVKIVIQDQNDNAPQVLYPVQTGGSVVAEMVPRSADVGYLVTKVVAVDVDSGQNAWLSYKLQKATDRALFEVGLQNGEIRTIRQVTDKDAVKQRLTVFVEDNGQPSRSATVIVNVAVADSYPEVLSEFTDFTHDKEYNDNLTFYLVLALAVVSFLFITCLVVIISVKIYRWKQSHILYHSSLPVIPYYPPRYSDTLGTGTLPHVYNYEVCRTTNSRKSDCKFGTADIQNVLIMDPSSTGTMQRIQSEKTILDEPDSPLEVR; translated from the coding sequence ATGGACGGGCGAGTCCTGCTATTTGTCTCGACGCTCTGTTTCACTGCTGCGGACACGCAGGTCAGTTATTCCATTCCTGAGGAAATGGAAAAGGGGACTTTAATAGGAAATATAGCCCGTGATTTAGGTTTAAACGTGGAAAGGCTGAAATCTGGTAAAGCTCGCATTTACACGGGTAACAGTGAGGAATTTATTGAGCTGAAAAGAGAAAGAGGCGTCCTCCTTATTAAAGAAAGAATAGACCGAGAGTCGCTGTGCGGACAAAGGATGCCATGCGCGCTCCATTTCCAAATGATCCTGGAAAATCCGATGGAATTTTACACCGTCACAGTTGAAATCACGGACATAAATGATAACTCTCCGAAATTTcaaagaagtgaaatgaaatatgAAATTACCGAAGCTGCTCTTCCCGGAGCTCGGTTTGTCTTAGAGAAAGCTGTGGATGATGACGTTGGTGTGAACGGCTTGAACAGCTACACCTTAAAATCAAGTGATAATTTCGCTCTGAAAACGATTAACCGGGGAGATGGAACAAAGCACGTCGAAATTGTTTTACAGAAACAGCTAGACAGGGAGGAAAATGAGCAAATGACGCTGATATTAACCGCTGTCGACGGAGGTGCGTCACAGCTCTCAGGAACCATGCAGATTCTCATCACTGTATTAGACGTCAATGATAACCCCCCTGtttgttcaaaatctgaatacaaAGCAAATGTAGTAGAAAATGCTGCTGTGGGCACTGTGATAACTACAATTACAGCAACGGACAGAGATAAAGGAAGCAACGGAAAGGTGTCATACTCCATTCCGAAGTCTGGAGCAGCGGGTCTTTTCGAAATTGATGCTGATCGTGGATTACTAACGTTATCTGGAAATGTAGATTATGAAAAAAATCGATTTTACGAGTTGGATGTTCACGTGTCAGATCAAGGAGGTTTATCCGACGCATGTAAAATAATTATAGAAGTGACGGACGTAAACGACAACCCTCcaatcataaacattatgtcaaaatCAAATAGTGTGTATGAGAACGTGCAACCAGGAACACTTGTAACAATGCTGAATATTCAAGATACAGACTCAAATAAGAACGGAAATGTAGCGTgtgttttaaatgaaaatattCCGTTTGgaataaaatcaacaacaaataCGTTTTTTGCTGTTGTAACTGACAGTGAATTAGATCGAGAAATGGCCGCTGAGTATAATATCACAGTGACCTGCTCTGATGAGGGAGTGCCCTCCCTCTCCAGCAGCGTCACTCTGACCTTACAGATCTCAGATGTGAATGATAACGCGCCTGTCTTTGACAAGAGCTCATATGAGGCCTACATTGTAGAAAACAACACACCAGGCCTCTCTATATTCATAGTGAAAGCCACAGACGCCGACTGGAACCAGAACGCGCGTGTTTCTTACATACTGGAGGACTCCTCTGTTAACGGAGTGTCCGTCTCCTCATATGTGTCAGTTAGTGCTGATAGTGGAGTCATCCATGCAGTGCGCTCTTTGGACTATGAGCAGATCAAGGACTTCCAGTTCCACGTCAaagcgcaggatggaggctccccTCCACTCAGTAGTAACGTGACTGTGAAAATAGTGATCCAGGACCAGAACGACAACGCCCCTCAGGTTCTGTACCCGGTCCAGACTGGAGGCTCTGTGGTGGCTGAGATGGTTCCTCGTTCAGCAGATGTGGGCTATCTGGTGACTAAAGTGGTGGCTGTTGATGTGGACTCTGGACAGAATGCCTGGCTCTCCTATAAACTGCAGAAAGCCACAGACAGGGCGCTGTTTGAAGTGGGTTTACAGAATGGAGAAATAAGAACTATCCGCCAAGTCACTGATAAAGATGCTGTCAAACAAAGACTGACTGTGTTCGTGGAGGACAACGGGCAGCCCTCTCGTTCAGCTACAGTCATTGTTAACGTGGCGGTGGCGGACAGCTACCCTGAAGTGCTGTCAGAGTTCACTGACTTTACGCACGACAAGGAGTACAATGACAACCTGACTTTTTACTTAGTGCTGGCTTTGGCTGTAGTTTCCTTTCTCTTCATCACGTGTTTAGTGGTTATTATATCAGTGAAAATCTACAGATGGAAACAGTCTCACATCCTGTATCACTCAAGTCTCCCTGTGATTCCATATTATCCACCACGTTACTCAGACACTTTGGGGACAGGGACTCTGCCACATGTGTACAACTACGAGGTGTGCAGGACGACTAACTCCAGAAAGAGTGACTGTAAGTTCGGCACAGCTGATATTCAGAACGTGCTGATAATGGACCCCAGTTCTACAGGAACCATGCAGCGGATACAGAGTGAAAAGACCATCCTGGATGAACCAGACTCTCCTCTAGAGGTGAGGTGA
- the LOC117519847 gene encoding LOW QUALITY PROTEIN: protocadherin gamma-A2-like (The sequence of the model RefSeq protein was modified relative to this genomic sequence to represent the inferred CDS: inserted 1 base in 1 codon) — translation MRRLLLISVLSLCSVRGQITYSIPEEMPQGSFVGDIAQDFGLDVKRLKLGKARIYTTDRAEYVELNNEKGVLLVKERIDREAICAQTTPCALHFQIILENPMEFYSVTVEVTDVNDNAPIFKRGEMKFRISESAIAGTIFALEQAIDLDIGVNGLQSYSIQPTDNFVLRLQNQADGTNMVEMVLQNALDREKKDHLSLVLTALDGGEPQLSRTVQINVNVLDANDNPPVFTQKLYKTTLKENSPVGTTIITVSASDLDEGGHGNVHYAILNSKDGASEIFDIHKANGKIILIGSTDFEKKQQYQIHVQASDEGGLTDSCKIIVEIIDMNDNVPTINVMSKSSVIREDIQPATVVTMMNIQDPDSGENGKVQCSINDNIPFSISTTSKKFFSIITDSELDRERSSEYNITVTCYDEGVPSFSSSVTLTLQISDVNDNAPVFEKSSYEAYIVENNTPGLSIFTVKATDADWNQNARVSYILEDSSVNGVSVSSYVSVSADSGVIHAVRSLDYEQIKDFQFRVKAQDGGSPPLSSNVTVKIMIQDQNDNAPQVLYPVQTGGSVVAEMVPRSADVGYLVTKVVAVDVDSGQNAWLSYKLQKATDRALFEVGLQNGEIRTIRQVTDKDAVKQRLTVFVEDNGQPSRSATVIVNVAVADSYPEVLSEFTDFTHDKEYNDNLTFYLVLXLAVVSFLFITCLVVIISVKIYRWRQSCILYHSSLPVIPYYPPRYSDTLGTGTMPHMYNYEVCRTTDSRKRSNCKFGTAGSQNVLIMDPSSPGTMQRIQSEKNILDEPDSPLEVS, via the exons ATGAGACGGCTGCTGTTAATCTCTGTTCTCTCGCTGTGCTCAGTGCGCGGACAAATCACCTACTCCATTCCAGAAGAAATGCCACAAGGTTCTTTTGTTGGTGATATTGCGCAGGATTTCGGTTTAGATGTGAAAAGACTCAAATTGGGTAAAGCTCGTATTTACACGACAGACCGAGCGGAATACGTCGAGCTGAATAATGAAAAAGGAGTCCTCCTCGTCAAAGAGAGAATAGACAGAGAGGCGATCTGCGCGCAGACGACGCCCTGCGCTCTGCATTTTCAGATTATTCTGGAGAATCCGATGGAATTTTACAGCGTCACTGTCGAGGTTACAGACGTGAATGACAACGCCCCGATTTTCAAAAGAGGTGAGATGAAATTCAGAATAAGCGAGTCAGCTATTGCGGGAACAATATTTGCGCTTGAACAAGCAATTGATCTGGATATCGGCGTGAATGGTCTTCAGAGTTATTCGATTCAACCAACTGACAATTTTGTTTTGCGACTTCAAAATCAAGCTGATGGAACCAATATGGTAGAAATGGTTTTACAGAATGCTTTAGATCGTGAAAAAAAGGATCATTTGTCTCTTGTGTTGACAGCATTAGACGGTGGTGAACCGCAGCTCTCTAGAACCGTACAAATAAATGTAAACGTGTTAGATGCAAATGATAATCCCCCAGTTTTTACGCAGAAATTGTACAAGACGACCTTAAAAGAAAACTCGCCAGTCGGAACGACAATAATAACAGTTAGTGCCTCTGACTTGGATGAGGGAGGTCATGGAAATGTACATTACGCAATATTAAACTCAAAAGATGGCGCATCTGAAATATTTGATATACACAAAGCAAATGGGAAAATTATATTAATCGGGAGCACTGACTTTGAAAAGAAGCAGCAATATCAAATACATGTACAGGCCAGTGATGAAGGAGGACTAACTGACTCCTGTAAAATCATAGTGGAAATAATCGACATGAATGACAACGTACCCACTATAAATGTCATGTCAAAATCAAGTGTAATTAGAGAGGACATTCAGCCCGCAACTGTTGTCACGATGATGAATATTCAAGACCCAGATTCAGGTGAAAATGGGAAAGTTCAGTGTTCTATTAACGACAACATTCCATTTTCAATTTCCACCACGTCAAAAAAATTCTTCAGTATTATAACAGACAGTGAGTTAGACAGAGAGAGATCCTCTGAGTATAATATCACAGTGACCTGCTATGATGAGGGAGTGCCCTCCTTCTCCAGCAGCGTCACTCTGACCTTACAGATCTCAGATGTGAATGATAACGCGCCTGTCTTTGAGAAGAGCTCATATGAGGCCTACATTGTAGAAAACAACACACCAGGCCTCTCTATATTCACAGTGAAAGCCACAGACGCTGACTGGAACCAGAACGCGCGTGTTTCTTACATACTTGAGGACTCCTCTGTTAACGGAGTGTCCGTCTCCTCATATGTGTCAGTTAGTGCTGATAGTGGAGTCATCCACGCAGTGCGCTCTTTGGACTACGAGCAGATCAAGGACTTCCAGTTTCGCGTCAaagcgcaggatggaggctccccTCCACTCAGTAGTAACGTGACTGTGAAAATAATGATCCAGGACCAGAATGACAACGCCCCTCAGGTTCTATACCCAGTCCAGACTGGAGGCTCTGTGGTGGCTGAGATGGTTCCTCGTTCAGCAGATGTGGGCTATCTGGTGACTAAAGTGGTGGCTGTTGATGTGGACTCTGGTCAGAATGCCTGGCTCTCCTATAAACTGCAGAAAGCCACAGACAGGGCGCTGTTTGAAGTGGGTTTACAGAATGGAGAAATAAGAACTATCCGCCAAGTCACTGATAAAGATGCTGTCAAACAAAGACTGACTGTGTTCGTGGAGGACAACGGGCAGCCCTCTCGTTCAGCTACAGTCATTGTTAATGTGGCGGTGGCGGACAGCTACCCTGAAGTGCTGTCGGAGTTCACTGACTTTACGCACGACAAGGAGTACAATGACAACCTGACTTTTTACTTAGTGC GCTTGGCTGTAGTTTCCTTTCTCTTCATCACGTGTTTAGTGGTTATTATATCAGTGAAAATCTACAGATGGAGACAGTCTTGTATCCTGTACCACTCCAGTctcccggtgattccatattatcCACCACGTTACTCAGACACTTTGGGGACAGGGACTATGCCACACATGTACAACTACGAGGTGTGCAGGACGACTGACTCCAGAAAGAGGAGTAACTGTAAGTTCGGCACAGCTGGTAGTCAGAACGTGCTGATAATGGACCCCAGTTCTCCAGGAACCATGCAGCGGATACAGAGTGAAAAGAACATCCTGGATGAACCAGACTCTCCTCTAGAGGTGAGTTAG